A region from the Aegilops tauschii subsp. strangulata cultivar AL8/78 chromosome 5, Aet v6.0, whole genome shotgun sequence genome encodes:
- the LOC109764153 gene encoding RING-H2 finger protein ATL72-like — MGRPDSEAPTSSVAAGLAAALGGGEGAAAPAGADSAFETNVVIILAALFFALLFAIGLHSLARCALRYVGRRAAAAAGEGRASARVACSSSGIKRRVLRSLPVEVYGSGEDIDDVCAICLGEFVDGEKVRVLPLCGHGFHVRCVDAWLVSHGSCPTCRRPVVEGAPAKSQTDTVITVVIA, encoded by the coding sequence ATGGGTCGTCCCGATTCCGAGGCGCCGACGTCCAGCGTCGCCGCGGGGCTGGCTGCTGCCCTCGGAGGCGGGGAAGGCGCGGCGGCGCCAGCGGGGGCAGACTCGGCGTTCGaaaccaacgtggtgatcatcctGGCCGCGCTCTTCTTCGCGCTGCTCTTCGCCATCGGGCTCCACTCGCTGGCACGGTGCGCGCTCCGGTACGTGGGGCGCCGGGCCGCGGCCGCTGCCGGCGAGGGCCGCGCGTCGGCGCGGGTGGCCTGCAGCAGTAGCGGCATCAAGAGGCGCGTCCTTAGGAGCCTCCCCGTGGAGGTGTATGGCTCCGGGGAGGACATCGACGACGTGTGCGCCATTTGCCTCGGCGAGTTCGTGGACGGCGAGAAGGTGCGCGTGCTCCCGCTGTGCGGGCACGGCTTCCACGTTCGCTGCGTGGACGCGTGGCTGGTGTCCCACGGCTCCTGTCCCACGTGCCGGCGGCCGGTGGTCGAAGGCGCGCCCGCGAAGAGTCAGACGGACACGGTCATCACCGTGGTCATCGCGTGA